One segment of Kiritimatiellia bacterium DNA contains the following:
- a CDS encoding TRAM domain-containing protein gives MSLWILLVVSLVAVLAVLWLALKPDNEETEVIEVVVSEDPSTAGVYRHEIVDAVDRFDVKAEVGRRYRVLIDDESDEGASGVAKIGGLVTFVSGGRRGEIAIVEVTRVKRSVAEAVLIKKLETVPLSDLRPVASRGRSSEGRPADGRPDPVEVGRLYSGAAQELGKEGDGIIRVQGKVIFVQGAAVGQTVQFEVTENLGRFARGRVVEGAAGSATPAAEAAAPAPVVDEKPVDGDSARAEDVVAGRVFDVTITEADRRSPDRDGVAKIGGLVVFVSGGRPDQRVRVRIVQRMARFARAEVIGAPVTVSAPAPQGGP, from the coding sequence ATGAGCCTGTGGATCCTGCTGGTCGTCAGCCTCGTGGCCGTCCTCGCGGTGCTCTGGCTCGCGCTGAAACCGGATAACGAGGAGACGGAGGTCATCGAGGTGGTCGTGTCGGAGGATCCATCCACCGCCGGCGTCTACCGGCACGAGATCGTGGATGCCGTGGACCGTTTCGATGTCAAGGCCGAGGTGGGCCGACGATACCGCGTGCTGATCGACGATGAATCGGACGAGGGCGCGTCCGGCGTGGCCAAGATCGGGGGCCTGGTGACGTTCGTATCCGGCGGCCGCCGGGGCGAGATCGCCATCGTCGAGGTGACCCGCGTGAAGAGGAGCGTGGCGGAGGCCGTGCTTATCAAGAAGCTGGAAACCGTCCCGCTTTCGGATTTGAGGCCTGTCGCCTCTCGGGGGCGCTCCTCGGAAGGCCGCCCGGCGGACGGGCGCCCGGACCCCGTGGAGGTGGGCCGCTTGTACTCGGGTGCGGCCCAGGAACTCGGGAAGGAAGGGGACGGGATCATCCGCGTCCAGGGCAAGGTGATTTTTGTGCAAGGGGCCGCCGTCGGGCAGACGGTTCAGTTCGAAGTGACCGAGAACCTGGGACGGTTCGCGCGGGGCCGGGTGGTCGAGGGGGCCGCCGGTTCCGCGACGCCCGCGGCCGAAGCTGCGGCCCCGGCGCCCGTCGTGGATGAAAAGCCGGTGGACGGGGATTCCGCCCGGGCCGAGGACGTCGTGGCCGGCCGGGTCTTCGATGTAACGATCACCGAGGCCGACCGGCGGTCACCCGACCGGGACGGGGTGGCAAAAATCGGCGGGCTCGTGGTTTTCGTGTCCGGCGGCCGGCCGGACCAGCGGGTCCGCGTGCGCATCGTGCAGCGCATGGCCCGCTTTGCCCGGGCCGAGGTGATCGGCGCGCCCGTCACGGTCAGCGCCCCGGCGCCGCAAGGGGGCCCGTGA